From one Campylobacter suis genomic stretch:
- the purF gene encoding amidophosphoribosyltransferase, with protein MCAIVGVINSPSAAKTAYYALFAMQHRGQEASGISVCDNAEITTFKGNGLVTDVFSAKIINELKGDMAIGHNRYATAGKSSSGDAQPIAANYSLGQISVVHNGNLVNKDEVRNDLIRDGAIFQTNMDTENIVHLIAKNHSPHLKERIISALEKIKGAYCLLFQSRHKVFAVRDRYGVRPLSLGRLKDGGYIIASETCAFDLVEAEFIRDVKPGEMIIFEHGKSEFESIELFKPESRICAFEYIYFARPDSVIEGKSVYEARKKMGETLAKKSKVKADFVIPVPDSGVPAALGYANASSIPFELAIVRNHYVGRTFIEPTQEIRNLKVKLKLNPMSSVLKDKSVVVIDDSIVRGTTSKKIVELLRHAGVREIHFRVACPELKFPERYGIDTPSFEELISANKSVEQVREYIGADSLEFLDIDELKSSLGNERKYSLVSFDGDYFIK; from the coding sequence ATGTGTGCGATAGTGGGCGTTATAAACTCACCAAGTGCTGCAAAGACTGCGTATTATGCGTTATTTGCTATGCAGCATAGGGGGCAAGAGGCAAGTGGCATAAGTGTTTGTGATAACGCAGAGATAACAACATTTAAAGGAAATGGGCTTGTTACCGATGTCTTTTCAGCAAAAATCATAAATGAACTAAAAGGCGATATGGCAATCGGACATAATCGCTACGCAACTGCTGGCAAAAGCTCTAGCGGAGACGCTCAGCCAATAGCCGCAAACTACTCGCTAGGGCAAATTTCAGTCGTTCATAACGGAAATTTAGTCAATAAAGATGAAGTTAGAAATGATCTGATCCGTGATGGTGCGATATTTCAAACAAACATGGATACAGAAAATATCGTACATCTCATCGCAAAAAACCACAGCCCACATTTAAAAGAGCGTATCATATCAGCCCTAGAAAAGATAAAAGGTGCATACTGCCTGCTTTTTCAATCCAGACACAAAGTCTTTGCTGTTAGGGATCGCTACGGGGTTAGACCTCTATCTTTAGGGCGTTTAAAAGATGGTGGATATATCATAGCCAGCGAAACTTGTGCGTTTGATCTTGTCGAGGCTGAGTTTATTAGAGATGTCAAACCTGGTGAGATGATAATATTTGAGCACGGAAAGAGTGAGTTTGAAAGCATAGAGCTCTTTAAGCCAGAGTCTAGAATTTGCGCGTTTGAATACATCTATTTCGCTCGTCCAGATAGTGTTATAGAAGGTAAATCAGTCTATGAAGCTCGCAAAAAAATGGGCGAAACGCTTGCTAAAAAAAGCAAGGTTAAGGCTGACTTTGTCATACCTGTACCAGATAGTGGGGTGCCAGCCGCACTTGGGTATGCAAATGCAAGCAGTATACCATTTGAGCTGGCTATCGTGCGTAACCACTATGTTGGCAGGACATTTATCGAGCCAACACAAGAGATTAGAAATTTAAAAGTTAAGCTAAAACTAAATCCAATGAGCTCGGTACTAAAAGATAAAAGCGTTGTGGTTATAGACGACAGCATAGTTCGCGGGACAACATCAAAAAAGATAGTCGAGTTACTTCGTCATGCTGGAGTGCGCGAGATACACTTTAGAGTGGCTTGCCCTGAGTTAAAATTCCCTGAGCGATACGGCATTGATACGCCAAGCTTTGAAGAGCTTATAAGTGCAAACAAAAGCGTTGAACAAGTGCGAGAGTATATCGGTGCTGATAGTCTTGAGTTTTTAGATATTGATGAGCTAAAAAGCAGTCTTGGTAATGAGCGAAAGTACTCACTGGTAAGTTTTGATGGGGATTATTTTATAAAATGA
- the dapB gene encoding 4-hydroxy-tetrahydrodipicolinate reductase → MIRIGIHGASGKMGQEIARCLNGNEKAKLNVVYSVDEITHHLDKSVLIANSLDELFANSDVVIDFTIKQGAINLINYARTNPKPLVIGTTGLGEEGDALINTASNAMPILWASNMSLGVAILNHLVFTASKALREFDIEIVEMHHKHKKDAPSGTALTLANSAANARELELKDVMITGREGMSGEREKDSIAVMALRGGDIVGRHTVGFYNDGEFVELNHTATSRATFAKGAIKAAIWLVNQPNARYTINDCLGL, encoded by the coding sequence ATGATAAGAATCGGCATTCACGGCGCTAGTGGCAAGATGGGACAAGAGATAGCAAGGTGCCTAAATGGCAATGAAAAAGCTAAACTAAATGTGGTTTATTCAGTCGATGAGATCACTCATCATCTTGATAAAAGCGTTCTTATAGCAAATAGCCTTGATGAGCTTTTTGCAAATAGCGATGTTGTGATTGACTTTACGATAAAACAAGGTGCAATAAATTTGATAAACTATGCCCGCACCAATCCAAAACCACTAGTTATTGGAACAACTGGACTTGGCGAAGAAGGTGACGCACTTATAAATACAGCAAGTAACGCTATGCCAATACTCTGGGCTTCAAATATGAGCCTTGGAGTTGCTATACTAAACCACCTAGTTTTTACCGCATCCAAAGCACTTCGTGAATTTGATATAGAGATAGTTGAAATGCATCATAAACATAAAAAAGACGCACCAAGTGGCACCGCCCTAACCCTTGCAAATTCAGCGGCAAATGCAAGAGAACTAGAACTAAAAGATGTTATGATAACTGGCAGAGAGGGCATGAGTGGAGAGCGTGAAAAAGATAGTATCGCGGTTATGGCACTTCGTGGTGGCGATATCGTTGGCAGGCATACGGTTGGGTTTTATAACGACGGGGAGTTTGTCGAGCTAAACCACACTGCAACAAGTCGTGCAACCTTTGCAAAAGGAGCTATAAAAGCGGCGATTTGGCTAGTAAATCAACCAAATGCAAGATACACTATAAACGACTGCTTGGGACTTTGA